The region TTTCCATGCGCTTCAACTCTGCTTCGGCAGCCATGCGTTTGACGATTTCGGCGTTGATCATATCTTCGATTTGGGCCCGCTGTTCAGGCGACATCTTCGCCAAGGATTCTTCGTTAAGTCCCATTTCACTAAGGATTTTTTGGCGTAGTTCTTCTTTTTTCTTTTCTTCCATTTCCTCGGCGTAGGTGCGAAATCCCTTCTCGCGAATTTCATCGACGAGGCTTTTTTCGCCGGCGCCGGGGTCGGGCGTTTGTTGAGGGTCTTCTTTGCTCACCGACGCCGTGCGCCAGCCATACCCCGCGCCATACGGCGACGTATTCCCAATGGAAAAATCCATCTGACAGTCCTTTGCTTCAACGCACCCGCCCGTGCGCCGCCATCCTTGGCGGTTCATACACGGTGTGATTGAAGCAAAGGGTGTGCCAAACGCGTATCAGCGCGCTTTGGTCGGCTTTTTGCGCGCGGGCTTGCCACGCCCTTCGGTGGATTTCGCGAACCGCTTGGGACGGCGTCCTTCCCCCGCTTGCTGGGTGAAGAACGTCTGCTCGCCCTTCTTGCGACCTGTGCGCGCGCCCTCGCCACCACGCCCGCCGGTGCCCTTGGGTTGCCATGCGGGGACGAGGTGTTTCTTGGACGGGCCGATCAAGTCTTCACGGCCCATGCGCACCAAGGCTTCGCGGATCAGCGGCCAGTTTTCCGCGTCGTGATAGCGCAAGAACGCTTTGTGCAGACGGCGCTGTTTGAGGCCCTTGGCGGTGTGCACCACTTCGCTGCCGTAACGGTGGATCGGCTTGATCGGGTTGCGTTCGGAATAATACATCGCCGCCGACAGCGACATCGGCGAGGGCAAGAAGGTCTGCACCTGATCGGCGCGCAGCTTGTTGCGCTTGAGCCAGATCGCCAGGTTCATCATATCCTCGTCGGTGGTGCCGGGATGCGCGGCGATGAAATACGGGATCAGGTAATATTCCTTACCCGCCTGCTTGGCGGCCTGGTCGAACATCTGCTTGAAGCGATCGTAGGTGCCGATGCCGGGCTTCATCATTTTCGACAGCGGCCCCTCTTCGGTGTGTTCGGGCGCGATCTTCAAATAGCCGCCGACATGGTGGGTCACCAACTCTTTGACATACGCCGGGCTTTTCACCGCCAAATCGTAGCGCAGCCCCGACGCGATGTGGATCTTCTTCACCCCTTCGATCTCGCGGGCCTTGCGATAGAGGTGGATCAACGGATCGTGGTTGGTGCCGAGGTTCTTGCAGATGTCGGGATAAACGCACGACGGACGGCGGCAGACCTTTTGAATTTCATCGTCCTTGCATGCCAACCGATACATGTTCGCGGTCGGTCCGCCGAGGTCGGAAATGTGCCCGGTGAAGCCTTCGACCTTGTCGCGAATATCTTCGATTTCCTTGAGGATCGATTCTTCGGAACGGCTCTGGATCACTCTGCCTTCGTGCTCGGTGATCGAACAGAACGAACAACCGCCGAAACACCCGCGCATGATGTTGACGGAAAAGCGGATCATCTCCCACGCCGGGATGCGCGCATCGCCGTAGCTGGGATGCGGTGCGCGGGCGTAAGGCAGGCCATACACGCCATCCATTTCCGGGGTGGTCAGCGGGATCGGCGGCGGGGTCAACCACACGTCGCGTTCGCCATGGCGCTGGATCAGTGCGCGTGCGTTGCCGGGGTTGCTCTCTTGGTGCAGCACCCGCGACGCCTGGGCGTACAGCACCGGATCGGCGCTGACCTGCTCATAGCTCGGCAAGCGCACCACGGTTTTGTCCATGTCGGTTTTGCCATGGGGATTGTCGAGATCCAGGTCGGTCATATCGATGACGGTATAGCCGTCCGGCGCG is a window of Magnetovibrio sp. DNA encoding:
- a CDS encoding YgiQ family radical SAM protein; this encodes MKKQTKSGALFAHRPYWAQRFGTAPFLPMSRAEMDVLGWDSCDIILVTGDAYVDHPSFGMAIIGRLLESQGFRVGIIAQPDWSSADAFKTLGPPNLFWGVTAGNMDSMVNRYTADKKIRHNDSYTPGDEGGKRPDRSVIVYAQRCREAYKEVPVVIGGIEASLRRIAHYDYWSDKVRRSVLPDSKADILVYGNAERAIVDIAHRVAKGESPKDMHDIRGTAHMTDGAPDGYTVIDMTDLDLDNPHGKTDMDKTVVRLPSYEQVSADPVLYAQASRVLHQESNPGNARALIQRHGERDVWLTPPPIPLTTPEMDGVYGLPYARAPHPSYGDARIPAWEMIRFSVNIMRGCFGGCSFCSITEHEGRVIQSRSEESILKEIEDIRDKVEGFTGHISDLGGPTANMYRLACKDDEIQKVCRRPSCVYPDICKNLGTNHDPLIHLYRKAREIEGVKKIHIASGLRYDLAVKSPAYVKELVTHHVGGYLKIAPEHTEEGPLSKMMKPGIGTYDRFKQMFDQAAKQAGKEYYLIPYFIAAHPGTTDEDMMNLAIWLKRNKLRADQVQTFLPSPMSLSAAMYYSERNPIKPIHRYGSEVVHTAKGLKQRRLHKAFLRYHDAENWPLIREALVRMGREDLIGPSKKHLVPAWQPKGTGGRGGEGARTGRKKGEQTFFTQQAGEGRRPKRFAKSTEGRGKPARKKPTKAR